The following proteins are encoded in a genomic region of Rattus rattus isolate New Zealand chromosome 2, Rrattus_CSIRO_v1, whole genome shotgun sequence:
- the Nkpd1 gene encoding NTPase KAP family P-loop domain-containing protein 1 isoform X1: MQKNYNVHFTKNARAPNEQHFLDPELGHQKDILTEDDVYCSCLAKTLCHVPVPVTVGFYAPFGCRLHLMLDKIMTLMQQEAAQRESEELQRVQWQPRRVRGWGVPQLLWFLVFLQPVITELHLRRRNVRFLFIRFSAWQYAGTDKLWAGLVTTLCEGIRHHYGALPFSVYSVLGNKPCGPRDGLCQREWHCRRRVCLALLALLAALCLGVGLLYLSLGGHAPGHAERGVLKALGGAATTLSGSGLLMAVYSVGKHLFVSQRKKIERLVSREKFGSQLGFMCEVKKEVELLTDFLCFLEIYQRRRLRVVLEVTGLDTCYPERVVGVLNAINTLLSDSHAPFIFILVVDPSILAACLESAGNMKGTADNGYLFLNRTVTLPFSVPVMGRRTKLQFLHDAVRSRDDLLFRELTIKLQPQSPGLLGAGEGTQLLAVETQADTERTQGRVDAEAARRIQEALCCLHDEGDCLYEYVPDNVVSMRRIVNTVPITVRLLQQQQHQQPDRVGPTPRHAVAWVVLANQWPCRLSWVLQCLEDRQQAGGAPEGRARLWDVFCDNSRELHTMTKALQNVLDLDGDPELFERFLGTDFPFTVADAQSLLRCTVNLDHSIRRRMGLIRAVSALKPPSPPKSPSGDGPQAGPRATIAAGTSQAGQGSGHSREAHQTRDRTHGVKPRPMA; encoded by the exons ATGCAGAAGAACTACAATGTGCACTTCACCAAGAATGCCCGGGCTCCCAATGAACAACACTTTTTGGATCCCGAGTTGGGGCACCAAAAAG ACATCCTGACAGAGGATGATGTCTACTGCAGCTGTCTGGCTAAAACTCTGTGTCACGTGCCCGTCCCGGTGACCGTGGGTTTCTATGCTCCCTTCGGCTGCCGTCTTCACTTGATGTTGGACAAAATCATGA cgCTGATGCAGCAGGAGGCCGCGCAGCGTGAGAGCGAGGAGCTGCAGCGCGTGCAGTGGCAGCCTCGGCGCGTGCGCGGCTGGGGCGTTCCGCAGCTGCTGTGGTTCCTGGTGTTTCTGCAACCGGTGATCACCGAGCTGCACCTGCGGCGCAGGAACGTGCGCTTCCTGTTCATCCGCTTCAGCGCCTGGCAGTACGCGGGCACCGACAAGCTGTGGGCAGGGCTGGTGACCACGCTGTGCGAGGGCATCCGCCACCACTACGGCGCGCTACCCTTCAGCGTGTATTCGGTGCTGGGCAACAAGCCCTGTGGCCCGCGCGATGGCCTCTGCCAACGCGAGTGGCACTGCCGACGTCGCGTGTGCCTGGCGTTGCTGGCGCTGCTAGCCGCACTGTGCTTGGGCGTGGGGCTGCTGTACCTGTCTCTAGGAGGTCACGCGCCGGGCCACGCAGAGCGTGGCGTGCTCAAAGCGCTGGGAGGCGCGGCCACCACGCTGTCTGGCTCTGGGCTGCTCATGGCCGTGTACTCCGTGGGCAAGCATCTGTTCGTGAGCCAGCGCAAGAAGATCGAGCGCCTGGTGTCGCGTGAGAAGTTCGGCAGCCAGCTGGGCTTCATGTGCGAGGTGAAGAAGGAGGTGGAGCTGCTCACGGATTTCCTGTGCTTCCTGGAGATCTACCAGCGACGCCGGCTGCGTGTGGTCCTCGAGGTCACCGGACTGGACACCTGCTACCCAGAGCGCGTGGTGGGCGTGCTAAACGCCATCAACACTCTGCTGTCCGACAGCCACGCGCCCTTTATCTTCATCCTGGTGGTGGACCCCAGCATCCTGGCCGCGTGCCTGGAGAGCGCGGGTAACATGAAGGGCACAGCGGACAACGGCTACCTGTTCCTCAACCGCACGGTCACGCTTCCCTTCTCGGTGCCGGTCATGGGCCGTCGCACCAAGTTGCAGTTCCTGCACGACGCGGTGCGCAGCCGGGACGATCTGCTGTTTCGGGAGTTGACGATCAAGCTGCAGCCGCAGAGTCCCGGGCTCTTGGGTGCAGGCGAGGGTACCCAGCTCCTGGCGGTGGAGACGCAGGCAGACACCGAGCGCACGCAGGGCCGCGTGGACGCGGAGGCGGCGCGGCGCATCCAGGAGGCGCTGTGCTGCCTGCACGACGAGGGTGACTGCCTGTACGAGTACGTGCCCGACAACGTGGTGTCCATGAGGCGCATCGTCAACACGGTGCCCATCACCGTGCGCCtgttgcagcagcagcagcaccagcagcccGACCGCGTGGGACCCACGCCGCGCCACGCGGTGGCCTGGGTCGTGCTCGCCAACCAGTGGCCGTGTCGCCTCAGCTGGGTGCTGCAATGCCTGGAGGACCGGCAGCAGGCAGGGGGCGCGCCCGAGGGGCGCGCGCGTCTCTGGGACGTCTTCTGCGACAACAGTCGCGAGCtgcacaccatgaccaaggccttGCAGAATGTACTGGACCTGGATGGCGACCCCGAGCTTTTTGAGCGCTTTCTGGGTACTGATTTCCCCTTCACCGTGGCCGACGCGCAGAGTTTACTGCGCTGTACAGTCAACCTGGACCATTCCATTCGTCGCCGGATGGGCCTCATCAGGGCTGTCAGCGCGCTCAAGCCGCCCAGCCCGCCCAAGTCCCCGTCCGGGGATGGTCCCCAGGCCGGTCCCAGAGCCACTATTGCCGCAGGCACGTCCCAGGCGGGCCAAGGATCAGGACACAGTAGAGAGGCACATCAGACCCGGGACCGGACCCATGGGGTCAAGCCAAGGCCAATGGCCTAA
- the Nkpd1 gene encoding NTPase KAP family P-loop domain-containing protein 1 isoform X2, whose product MQKNYNVHFTKNARAPNEQHFLDPELGHQKGCCRQCYQDLVATHTHGPYQLSPKAHWQQTYRSHRGGSGCRRCPQPLILQRQRQQQKRQPPSLPPSPLRQRPCPVRGAQKGSPAIAAARMGPASAPQPATSSPTAVPPTASSGPALPSAAGALLEPSEPTEARPLPAPAACGSFTSYGADILTEDDVYCSCLAKTLCHVPVPVTVGFYAPFGCRLHLMLDKIMTLMQQEAAQRESEELQRVQWQPRRVRGWGVPQLLWFLVFLQPVITELHLRRRNVRFLFIRFSAWQYAGTDKLWAGLVTTLCEGIRHHYGALPFSVYSVLGNKPCGPRDGLCQREWHCRRRVCLALLALLAALCLGVGLLYLSLGGHAPGHAERGVLKALGGAATTLSGSGLLMAVYSVGKHLFVSQRKKIERLVSREKFGSQLGFMCEVKKEVELLTDFLCFLEIYQRRRLRVVLEVTGLDTCYPERVVGVLNAINTLLSDSHAPFIFILVVDPSILAACLESAGNMKGTADNGYLFLNRTVTLPFSVPVMGRRTKLQFLHDAVRSRDDLLFRELTIKLQPQSPGLLGAGEGTQLLAVETQADTERTQGRVDAEAARRIQEALCCLHDEGDCLYEYVPDNVVSMRRIVNTVPITVRLLQQQQHQQPDRVGPTPRHAVAWVVLANQWPCRLSWVLQCLEDRQQAGGAPEGRARLWDVFCDNSRELHTMTKALQNVLDLDGDPELFERFLGTDFPFTVADAQSLLRCTVNLDHSIRRRMGLIRAVSALKPPSPPKSPSGDGPQAGPRATIAAGTSQAGQGSGHSREAHQTRDRTHGVKPRPMA is encoded by the exons ATGCAGAAGAACTACAATGTGCACTTCACCAAGAATGCCCGGGCTCCCAATGAACAACACTTTTTGGATCCCGAGTTGGGGCACCAAAAAG gatgCTGCCGTCAGTGTTACCAGGACCTGGTGGCCACTCACACCCATGGGCCCTATCAGCTGTCCCCCAAGGCTCACTGGCAGCAGACCTACCGCAGCCACCGAGGTGGCAGCGGCTGTCGCCGGTGTCCTCAGCCCCTCATTCTGCAGCGACAGCGGCAGCAGCAGAAGCGAcaacccccatccctccctcccagcccgCTGCGGCAGCGGCCCTGTCCAGTTCGTGGGGCCCAGAAAGGGTCACCTGCGATCGCCGCTGCCCGCATGGGACCAGCCAGCGCCCCCCAGCCTGCCACCTCCTCACCCACCGCAGTACCACCCACGGCCAGCAGCGGCCCAGCCTTGCCCTCTGCAGCCGGCGCCCTCCTGGAGCCCAGCGAGCCCACCGAGGCGCGGCCTCTGCCTGCGCCTGCAGCCTGCGGCTCCTTCACCTCCTACGGCGCGG ACATCCTGACAGAGGATGATGTCTACTGCAGCTGTCTGGCTAAAACTCTGTGTCACGTGCCCGTCCCGGTGACCGTGGGTTTCTATGCTCCCTTCGGCTGCCGTCTTCACTTGATGTTGGACAAAATCATGA cgCTGATGCAGCAGGAGGCCGCGCAGCGTGAGAGCGAGGAGCTGCAGCGCGTGCAGTGGCAGCCTCGGCGCGTGCGCGGCTGGGGCGTTCCGCAGCTGCTGTGGTTCCTGGTGTTTCTGCAACCGGTGATCACCGAGCTGCACCTGCGGCGCAGGAACGTGCGCTTCCTGTTCATCCGCTTCAGCGCCTGGCAGTACGCGGGCACCGACAAGCTGTGGGCAGGGCTGGTGACCACGCTGTGCGAGGGCATCCGCCACCACTACGGCGCGCTACCCTTCAGCGTGTATTCGGTGCTGGGCAACAAGCCCTGTGGCCCGCGCGATGGCCTCTGCCAACGCGAGTGGCACTGCCGACGTCGCGTGTGCCTGGCGTTGCTGGCGCTGCTAGCCGCACTGTGCTTGGGCGTGGGGCTGCTGTACCTGTCTCTAGGAGGTCACGCGCCGGGCCACGCAGAGCGTGGCGTGCTCAAAGCGCTGGGAGGCGCGGCCACCACGCTGTCTGGCTCTGGGCTGCTCATGGCCGTGTACTCCGTGGGCAAGCATCTGTTCGTGAGCCAGCGCAAGAAGATCGAGCGCCTGGTGTCGCGTGAGAAGTTCGGCAGCCAGCTGGGCTTCATGTGCGAGGTGAAGAAGGAGGTGGAGCTGCTCACGGATTTCCTGTGCTTCCTGGAGATCTACCAGCGACGCCGGCTGCGTGTGGTCCTCGAGGTCACCGGACTGGACACCTGCTACCCAGAGCGCGTGGTGGGCGTGCTAAACGCCATCAACACTCTGCTGTCCGACAGCCACGCGCCCTTTATCTTCATCCTGGTGGTGGACCCCAGCATCCTGGCCGCGTGCCTGGAGAGCGCGGGTAACATGAAGGGCACAGCGGACAACGGCTACCTGTTCCTCAACCGCACGGTCACGCTTCCCTTCTCGGTGCCGGTCATGGGCCGTCGCACCAAGTTGCAGTTCCTGCACGACGCGGTGCGCAGCCGGGACGATCTGCTGTTTCGGGAGTTGACGATCAAGCTGCAGCCGCAGAGTCCCGGGCTCTTGGGTGCAGGCGAGGGTACCCAGCTCCTGGCGGTGGAGACGCAGGCAGACACCGAGCGCACGCAGGGCCGCGTGGACGCGGAGGCGGCGCGGCGCATCCAGGAGGCGCTGTGCTGCCTGCACGACGAGGGTGACTGCCTGTACGAGTACGTGCCCGACAACGTGGTGTCCATGAGGCGCATCGTCAACACGGTGCCCATCACCGTGCGCCtgttgcagcagcagcagcaccagcagcccGACCGCGTGGGACCCACGCCGCGCCACGCGGTGGCCTGGGTCGTGCTCGCCAACCAGTGGCCGTGTCGCCTCAGCTGGGTGCTGCAATGCCTGGAGGACCGGCAGCAGGCAGGGGGCGCGCCCGAGGGGCGCGCGCGTCTCTGGGACGTCTTCTGCGACAACAGTCGCGAGCtgcacaccatgaccaaggccttGCAGAATGTACTGGACCTGGATGGCGACCCCGAGCTTTTTGAGCGCTTTCTGGGTACTGATTTCCCCTTCACCGTGGCCGACGCGCAGAGTTTACTGCGCTGTACAGTCAACCTGGACCATTCCATTCGTCGCCGGATGGGCCTCATCAGGGCTGTCAGCGCGCTCAAGCCGCCCAGCCCGCCCAAGTCCCCGTCCGGGGATGGTCCCCAGGCCGGTCCCAGAGCCACTATTGCCGCAGGCACGTCCCAGGCGGGCCAAGGATCAGGACACAGTAGAGAGGCACATCAGACCCGGGACCGGACCCATGGGGTCAAGCCAAGGCCAATGGCCTAA
- the Ppp1r37 gene encoding protein phosphatase 1 regulatory subunit 37 has translation MEIPPQEAPPGPGADADADAEAEEAPAEAGSSSGASPPTDGRLKAAAKRVTFPSDEDIVSGAVEPKDPWRHAQNVTVDEVISAYRQACQKLNCRQIPKLLRQLQEFTDLEQRINCLDLKGEKLDYKTCEALEEVFKRLQFKVVDLEQTNLDEDGASALFDMIEYYESATHLNISFNKHIGTRGWQAAAHMMRKTSCLQYLDARNTPLLDHSAPFVARALRIRSSLAVLHLENASLSGRPLMLLATALKMNMNLQELYLADNKLNGLQDSAQLGNLLKFNCSLQILDLRNNHVLDSGLAYICEGLKEQRKGLVTLVLWNNQLTHTGMAFLGMALPHTQSLETLNLGHNPIGNEGVRNLKNGLISNRSVLRLGLASTKLTCEGAVAVAEFIAESPRLLRLDLRENEIKTGGLMALSLALKVNHSLLRLDLDREPKKEPVKSFIETQKALLAEIQNGCKRNFVLVREREEKQQLQPSASMPEITITAPQPLEESGDLPAMGAQNGTPSPGPGPDSDSDSDSDREEQEEEEEDQSDQQRDEGGTDQSSSAPCPALLPSTDSLGPGDKSPPGSPSSPTEQRISVSSPGRGHKVFVVTRVESPPERPEPPVPPTSVSSPPPSPPSPPASPPSQTMDTQDPESSEAQPQPEPSQAGQPLPNGLKPEFALALAPEAPPGLEAKGSSCSLEHALHRSQGVSKLEELLLEASQEAPRDTL, from the exons CCCAGAACGTGACGGTGGATGAGGTGATCAGTGCCTACAGGCAGGCCTGCCAGAAGCTGAACTGCAGACAGATCCCCAAGCTCCTCAGGCAGCTGCAG GAGTTCACGGACCTTGAGCAACGCATCAACTGCCTGGACCTAAAGG GGGAGAAGCTTGACTACAAGACCTGTGAGGCTCTGGAGGAGGTCTTTAAGAGGCTGCAGTTCAAGGTCGTGGACCTGGAGCAAACCAACTTGGATGAAGAT GGAGCCTCAGCCCTCTTTGACATGATTGAATACTACGAGTCGGCCACCCACCTCAACATCTCTTTCAACAAGCACATTGGCACTCGAGGCTGGCAGGCTGCTGCCCACATGATGCGCAAG ACGAGTTGCCTACAATACCTAGATGCCCGCAACACACCCCTGCTGGACCACTCGGCACCCTTTGTGGCTCGCGCCCTACGCATCCGCAGCAGCCTGGCAGTGCTGCACCTAGAAAATGCCAGCCTGTCCGGGCGGCCCCTCATGCTGCTGG ccaCAGCTCTGAAGATGAACATGAACCTACAAGAACTGTACTTGGCGGACAACAAGCTCAATGGCCTGCAGGACTCGGCCCAGCTGGGCAACTTGCTCAAGTTCAACTGCTCCCTGCAAATCCTGGACCTGCGGAACAACCACGTGCTGGACTCAG GTCTGGCCTACATCTGCGAGGGTCTCaaggagcagaggaaggggcTGGTGACCCTGGTGCTGTGGAACAaccagctcacacacacaggcatggccttcttgggcatGGCGCTG ccacacacacagagtctggaGACACTGAACCTGGGCCACAACCCCATTGGGAATGAGGGTGTCCGAAATCTCAAGAACGGGCTCATCAGCAACCGCAGTGTGCTGCGCCTCGGCCTTGCCTCAACCAAGCTCACATGCGAGG GCGCGGTGGCCGTGGCAGAGTTCATCGCCGAGAGCCCCCGCCTCCTGAGACTGGACCTCCGGGAGAACGAGATCAAGACAGGCGGGCTCATGGCGCTGTCCTTGGCCCTCAAGGTGAACCACTCCCTGCTTCGCCTGGACCTGGACCGAGAGCCCAAGAAGGAGCCG GTGAAGAGCTTCATCGAGACACAGAAGGCGCTACTGGCTGAGATCCAGAATGGCTGCAAACGCAACTTTGTGCTGGTGCGAGAAcgtgaggagaagcagcagctgcagccGTCAGCCTCCATGCCTGAGATCACCATCACCGCACCCCAGCCCCTAGAAGAGTCTGGGGATCTGCCAGCCATGGGGGCTCAGAATGGGACCCCTAGCCCTGGGCCTGGCCCtgactcagactcagactcagactctgacagggaggagcaggaggaagaggaggaggaccaaTCAGACCAGCAGAGGGACGAGGGGGGCACTGACCAGAGTTCCTCggccccctgccctgccctcctacCCTCCACGGACTCCCTAGGCCCTGGTGACAAGAGCCCCCCAGggagcccctcctcccccactgagcAGCGTATTTCTGTCTCCAGCCCAGGCCGAGGTCACAAGGTATTTGTGGTGACCCGGGTAGAGAGTCCACCTGAGAGGCCAGAGCCCCctgttcctcccacctctgtctcttctcctccaccctctcctccctccccgccTGCCTCTCCACCATCTCAGACCATGGACACCCAGGACCCAGAGTCATCCGAGGCTCAGCCCCAGCCGGAGCCATCTCAGGCAGGGCAGCCACTGCCCAATGGCCTGAAGCCTGAGTTTGCCCTCGCGCTAGCCCCAGAAGCACCCCCAGGGCTGGAGGCTAAGGGTAGCAGCTGCAGCCTGGAGCACG CACTGCACCGCTCCCAGGGTGTCAGCAAGCTGGAAGAACTGCTTCTAGAGGCCAGTCAGGAGGCCCCgcgggacacactgtga